Proteins encoded together in one Riemerella anatipestifer window:
- a CDS encoding VRR-NUC domain-containing protein, whose translation MNSLESLIQTQCVTWFRLQHPNDLIFAVPNGGSRNLLEARKLKREGVMAGVSDLIVIQNNRIVFIEMKHEKGRQSKSQKEFESKVSNLGYEYHLCRSFDDFKTIVESR comes from the coding sequence ATGAACAGCCTAGAAAGTTTAATACAAACTCAATGCGTTACTTGGTTTAGGTTGCAACACCCAAACGATTTAATCTTTGCCGTTCCAAACGGAGGAAGTAGAAACCTACTAGAAGCAAGAAAGCTAAAAAGGGAGGGAGTAATGGCAGGGGTATCGGATTTAATAGTAATACAAAACAACCGCATTGTATTTATTGAGATGAAGCACGAAAAAGGGAGGCAGTCAAAATCACAAAAAGAGTTTGAGAGCAAAGTATCAAATCTAGGCTATGAATATCACCTATGCAGGAGCTTTGACGACTTCAAAACAATAGTAGAAAGCAGATGA
- a CDS encoding MazG-like family protein, with amino-acid sequence MEKLIKQIKQWAEDKGILAKATPTKQALKTLEECTELLTAIADDDGTEIKDAIGDIVVTLIIQCEMQNLNFIDCVQSAYDVISKRTGKMINGQFVKDI; translated from the coding sequence ATGGAAAAACTAATCAAACAAATCAAACAATGGGCTGAAGACAAAGGAATACTAGCTAAAGCAACACCAACGAAACAAGCCCTAAAAACATTAGAAGAATGTACAGAACTACTCACTGCTATTGCAGATGATGATGGAACGGAAATAAAAGATGCAATAGGAGATATAGTAGTTACGCTAATTATTCAGTGCGAAATGCAGAATTTAAATTTTATAGACTGCGTACAAAGTGCTTACGATGTAATAAGCAAAAGAACAGGAAAAATGATTAACGGGCAATTTGTAAAAGATATATGA